A genome region from Rhodanobacter thiooxydans includes the following:
- a CDS encoding NADH-quinone oxidoreductase subunit B family protein gives MPDTDETASTAIQRELHAVFGRALCIRHVDAGSCNGCELEIHALSNAYYNLEGAGIRFVASPRHADLLLVTGPVSVNMEDALRQTYEAMPDPKWVLAVGDCAACGGLFGANYATRGPVSAIIPVDAVVAGCPPTPLAIMRGLLQITSKRPA, from the coding sequence GTGCCGGATACCGACGAGACGGCGTCCACTGCAATCCAGCGTGAGCTGCACGCGGTGTTCGGGCGCGCCTTGTGCATTCGCCATGTCGACGCCGGCTCCTGCAATGGTTGCGAGCTCGAAATCCACGCGCTGAGCAACGCCTACTACAACCTGGAAGGCGCCGGCATCCGGTTTGTGGCCAGTCCGCGCCATGCCGACCTGCTGCTGGTCACCGGACCGGTCTCGGTCAATATGGAAGACGCACTCAGGCAAACCTATGAAGCGATGCCCGATCCCAAGTGGGTGCTCGCCGTGGGGGACTGCGCGGCCTGCGGCGGCCTGTTCGGCGCCAACTATGCGACCCGCGGACCGGTCAGTGCCATCATTCCGGTGGATGCCGTGGTCGCCGGCTGCCCGCCCACGCCACTGGCGATCATGCGGGGCCTGCTGCAGATAACCAGCAAGCGGCCTGCATAA
- a CDS encoding DNA translocase FtsK: protein MARSTNIKQQPRQGLSEELKRRLREAGALLLLPLALYLLVCLFSYNPHDPSWTNAGQLEHARNFGGTVGAYIADLLRWIFGLVAYCFPLLLLLLGVQVLRQRGEQAVHPWEPALRLIGFVFFFITGPALLYLNFHDTPVLPQGVGGIIGVWVGSALLSAFGDKGAPLLLLALFLIAVTLATGLSWFKVMDWIGHGVLKLFDWLKGKLHEAPQALAARQARTEREVVKKADAVRQAKREPVRIEAPPAPVTRSERARLETQIPLFTGAAAPGELPPLSLLDEAPPQGPGYSEETLEVLSRQVEFKLKDFKIDVKVVGAYPGPVITRFEMEPAPGIRGSQVSSLDKDIARGLSVVSVRVVDVIPGKSVIGLEIPNTNKQIVYLSEILRSDKYDQTKSPLSLALGKDIGGKPVVVDLSKMPHLLVAGTTGSGKSVAVNAMVLSLLYKASPKDVRMIMIDPKMLELSVYEGIPHLLAPVVTDMKEAANALRWCVAEMERRYKLMAAVGVRNLAGFNKKVKDAENAGQPLLDPLFRPNPEMPNLAAEPLEPLPYIVVFIDEFADMMMIVGKKVEELIARLAQKARAAGVHLILATQRPSVDVITGLIKANIPTRIAFQVSSKIDSRTILDQSGAETLLGYGDMLYLPPGTATPERVHGAFVDDHEVHHVVGWLKSQGAPNYVEGVLEEVQATADGKFINDAGLPQDGEEGGDADAQLYDKAVAVVTQTRRASISGVQRHLRIGYNRAARLVEQMEQDGVVSAPQHNGNREVLAPPPPKN from the coding sequence GTGGCGCGCAGCACGAACATCAAGCAACAACCCAGGCAAGGCCTCAGCGAGGAACTGAAGCGCCGGCTGCGTGAAGCCGGGGCCCTGCTGCTGCTGCCGCTGGCGCTGTACCTGCTGGTGTGCCTGTTCAGCTACAACCCGCACGACCCCAGCTGGACCAACGCCGGTCAGCTGGAGCACGCGCGCAATTTCGGCGGCACGGTGGGGGCGTACATCGCCGACCTGCTGCGCTGGATCTTCGGCCTGGTGGCCTATTGCTTCCCGCTGCTGCTGCTGTTGCTGGGCGTGCAGGTGCTGCGCCAGCGCGGCGAGCAGGCGGTGCACCCGTGGGAGCCGGCGCTGCGCCTGATCGGCTTCGTGTTCTTCTTCATCACCGGGCCGGCGCTGCTGTACCTCAATTTCCACGACACGCCGGTACTGCCGCAGGGCGTGGGTGGGATCATCGGCGTGTGGGTGGGCAGTGCCCTGCTCAGCGCGTTCGGCGACAAGGGCGCGCCGCTGCTGTTGCTGGCGCTGTTCCTGATCGCGGTGACCCTGGCTACCGGGCTGTCCTGGTTCAAGGTGATGGACTGGATCGGGCACGGCGTGCTGAAGCTGTTCGACTGGCTCAAGGGCAAGCTGCACGAGGCGCCGCAGGCGCTGGCCGCGCGGCAGGCGCGCACCGAGCGCGAGGTGGTCAAGAAGGCCGACGCGGTGCGCCAGGCCAAGCGCGAGCCGGTGCGCATCGAGGCGCCGCCGGCGCCGGTGACCAGGAGCGAGCGGGCCCGGCTGGAAACCCAGATCCCGCTGTTCACCGGCGCCGCTGCGCCGGGCGAGCTGCCGCCGCTGTCGCTGCTGGACGAGGCGCCGCCGCAGGGGCCGGGTTACTCGGAGGAAACCCTGGAGGTGCTCTCGCGCCAGGTCGAATTCAAGCTGAAGGACTTCAAGATCGACGTGAAGGTGGTCGGCGCCTATCCGGGCCCGGTGATCACCCGCTTCGAGATGGAGCCGGCGCCGGGCATCCGCGGCTCGCAGGTGTCCAGCCTGGACAAGGACATCGCGCGCGGCCTGTCGGTGGTCAGCGTGCGCGTGGTCGACGTGATCCCCGGCAAGAGCGTGATCGGCCTGGAGATTCCCAATACCAACAAGCAGATCGTCTACCTTTCCGAAATCCTGCGCTCGGACAAGTACGACCAGACCAAGTCGCCGCTGTCGCTGGCGCTGGGCAAGGACATCGGCGGCAAGCCGGTAGTGGTCGACCTGAGCAAGATGCCGCATCTGCTGGTGGCCGGCACCACCGGTTCCGGCAAGTCGGTGGCGGTCAACGCCATGGTGCTTTCGCTGCTGTACAAGGCCAGCCCGAAAGACGTGCGGATGATCATGATCGACCCGAAGATGCTGGAGCTCTCGGTGTACGAGGGCATCCCGCACCTGCTGGCTCCGGTGGTCACCGACATGAAGGAAGCCGCCAACGCGTTGCGCTGGTGCGTGGCCGAGATGGAGCGCCGCTACAAGCTGATGGCTGCGGTGGGCGTGCGCAACCTGGCTGGCTTCAACAAGAAGGTGAAGGACGCCGAGAACGCCGGCCAGCCGCTGCTGGACCCGCTGTTCCGGCCGAACCCGGAGATGCCGAACCTCGCCGCCGAGCCGCTGGAGCCGCTGCCGTACATCGTGGTCTTCATCGACGAGTTCGCCGACATGATGATGATCGTCGGCAAGAAGGTGGAGGAACTGATCGCCCGCCTGGCGCAGAAGGCGCGCGCCGCCGGCGTGCACCTGATCCTGGCCACCCAGCGCCCGTCGGTAGACGTGATCACCGGCCTGATCAAGGCGAACATCCCCACCCGTATCGCGTTCCAGGTTTCCAGCAAGATCGACTCGCGCACGATTCTTGATCAGTCCGGGGCGGAGACGCTGCTCGGCTACGGCGACATGCTGTACCTGCCGCCGGGCACCGCCACCCCGGAACGTGTGCACGGCGCCTTCGTCGACGATCATGAAGTGCACCATGTGGTCGGCTGGCTGAAATCGCAGGGCGCGCCGAACTACGTCGAGGGAGTGCTGGAGGAAGTGCAGGCCACCGCCGACGGCAAGTTCATCAACGACGCCGGGCTGCCGCAGGACGGCGAGGAGGGCGGCGACGCCGACGCCCAGCTGTACGACAAGGCCGTGGCGGTGGTCACGCAGACGCGGCGCGCCTCGATTTCCGGCGTGCAGCGGCACCTGCGTATCGGCTACAACCGCGCCGCGCGGCTGGTGGAGCAGATGGAGCAGGATGGCGTGGTCAGCGCCCCGCAGCACAACGGCAACCGCGAAGTGCTGGCGCCGCCGCCACCAAAGAATTGA
- a CDS encoding HD-GYP domain-containing protein, which translates to MRTSPQSRTALLYVLLSALWIWLSDHALAALVHDPVELTSLQSIKGWVLVTCTGALLYWMISCDLRCLQTANRNLLDGHTQALRVLVSAIAIRHRETGDHSDRVMRMATGLARLAGVYGEALRNLSFGALLHDIGKLALPDAVLIKPGKLDDEELAVIRQHPRLGHELLQRVDFLRGASEIPYSHHERWDGGGYPQGLAGEDIPLAARIVSVVDVWDALITERVYKQSWLEADVLEYLRTTAGSQLDPDLVELFLENYDDLKALAA; encoded by the coding sequence ATGAGAACCAGCCCGCAGTCTCGTACGGCTCTGCTCTACGTGCTGCTGTCCGCGCTGTGGATCTGGCTGTCCGATCATGCGTTGGCTGCCCTGGTGCACGATCCGGTCGAACTGACCTCGCTGCAGAGCATCAAGGGCTGGGTGCTCGTGACGTGCACCGGCGCGCTGCTGTACTGGATGATCAGCTGCGATCTGCGCTGCCTGCAGACCGCCAACCGCAATCTGCTGGACGGGCATACCCAGGCACTGCGCGTGCTGGTGTCGGCGATAGCCATCCGCCACCGCGAGACCGGCGACCATTCCGACCGGGTGATGCGCATGGCCACCGGCCTGGCCAGGCTGGCCGGCGTGTATGGCGAGGCGCTGCGCAACCTGAGTTTCGGTGCGTTGCTGCACGACATCGGCAAGCTGGCCCTGCCGGATGCGGTGCTGATCAAGCCGGGCAAGCTCGACGACGAGGAGCTGGCGGTGATACGCCAGCACCCGCGGCTCGGCCACGAACTGCTGCAGCGGGTGGATTTCCTGCGCGGCGCCAGTGAGATCCCCTACAGCCACCACGAGCGCTGGGACGGCGGTGGTTATCCGCAGGGCCTCGCCGGTGAGGACATCCCGCTGGCGGCGCGCATCGTCAGCGTGGTCGACGTGTGGGATGCGCTGATCACCGAGCGCGTGTACAAGCAGTCGTGGCTGGAAGCGGACGTGCTGGAGTACCTGCGCACCACCGCCGGCAGCCAGCTCGATCCGGACTTGGTGGAGCTGTTCCTGGAAAACTACGACGACCTCAAGGCGCTCGCCGCCTGA
- a CDS encoding alanine dehydrogenase — MRIGIPCETKTMEGRVALIPAAAADLVHRGHEVFIQSGAGLNSGFVDEAYAREGITVVADAAALYEAGELIVKVKEPIAGDLALLQQRHLLFCYLHLAAEPALTRRLLDIGLTAVAFESVTENGMLPLLLPMSVIAGRIAIQLGTTLLHRPQGGKGKLLGGMASTPRGKVVVLGAGAAGGNAAALAAAAGANVVVFDKRHDRLAGMMALGSNVTALYAYESSVAEEVRDADVVVGAVLIPSARAPHVVTEAMVRTMEPGSVLVDIAIDQGGCFETSKPTTWENPTYDVHGVTHFGVTNMPGAVPQTSSLAISAAILPYVQRLAAGSGWRQFAPLSSGINVDGGKLVHPALQGML, encoded by the coding sequence ATGCGCATCGGCATTCCCTGCGAAACCAAGACGATGGAAGGGCGCGTCGCGCTCATTCCGGCCGCCGCCGCCGACCTGGTGCACCGCGGCCACGAGGTGTTCATCCAGTCCGGTGCCGGCCTGAACAGCGGCTTTGTCGATGAGGCGTATGCCCGCGAAGGCATCACGGTGGTGGCGGACGCCGCCGCGCTGTACGAGGCCGGCGAGCTGATCGTCAAGGTGAAGGAGCCGATCGCCGGCGACCTGGCCCTGCTGCAGCAGCGCCACCTGCTGTTCTGCTACCTGCACCTGGCCGCCGAGCCCGCGCTGACCCGGCGCCTGCTCGACATCGGCCTCACCGCGGTGGCGTTCGAGTCGGTGACCGAGAACGGCATGTTGCCGCTGCTGTTGCCGATGTCGGTGATCGCCGGCCGCATCGCCATCCAGCTCGGCACCACGCTGCTGCATCGCCCGCAGGGCGGCAAGGGCAAGCTGCTCGGCGGCATGGCCTCCACCCCGCGCGGCAAGGTGGTGGTGCTCGGTGCCGGCGCCGCCGGCGGCAATGCCGCGGCGCTGGCGGCCGCCGCCGGCGCCAACGTGGTGGTGTTCGACAAGCGCCACGACCGCCTGGCCGGGATGATGGCACTGGGGTCGAACGTCACCGCGCTGTATGCCTACGAGTCGTCGGTGGCCGAGGAGGTACGCGATGCCGACGTGGTGGTCGGCGCGGTGCTGATCCCCAGCGCACGGGCGCCGCACGTGGTCACCGAGGCGATGGTGAGGACGATGGAGCCGGGTAGCGTGCTGGTGGACATCGCCATCGACCAGGGCGGCTGCTTCGAGACCTCGAAGCCGACCACTTGGGAGAACCCCACCTACGACGTGCACGGCGTCACCCACTTCGGCGTGACCAACATGCCGGGGGCGGTGCCGCAGACTTCCTCGCTGGCGATCTCCGCCGCGATCCTGCCGTACGTGCAGCGGCTGGCCGCGGGCAGCGGGTGGCGCCAGTTCGCCCCGCTGAGCAGTGGCATCAATGTCGACGGCGGCAAGCTGGTGCATCCCGCGCTGCAAGGTATGCTCTGA
- the aat gene encoding leucyl/phenylalanyl-tRNA--protein transferase, whose product MNRLPLLDPEAWDRFPDPRQALAEPNGLLAFGGDLAPRRLLAAYSLGIFPWFSAHEPILWWSPDPRCVFHTETLRINRSLRRQLRGKPWRLSVDHAFEQVLRACAAPRTSDSGTWLVPAMIDAYLQLHRLGHAHSVEVWDGERLVGGIYGVAIGRLFCGESMFSAESGGSKLALVALARLLHEMDFPLLDAQVANPHTLGLGAVEMPRAEFLRRVAQLGRKPGLVGSWAAFSPRLIQPGAGD is encoded by the coding sequence ATGAACCGGCTGCCGCTGCTGGATCCCGAAGCCTGGGACCGCTTTCCCGACCCGCGCCAGGCACTGGCCGAGCCGAACGGCCTGCTCGCGTTCGGCGGCGACCTGGCGCCGCGGCGGCTGCTGGCAGCGTACAGCCTCGGCATCTTCCCGTGGTTCAGCGCGCACGAGCCGATCCTGTGGTGGTCGCCTGACCCGCGCTGTGTGTTCCATACGGAAACCCTGCGGATCAACCGCAGCCTGCGCCGCCAGCTCAGGGGCAAGCCATGGCGGCTCAGCGTGGACCACGCGTTCGAGCAGGTCCTCCGCGCCTGCGCCGCGCCACGCACCAGCGACTCCGGCACCTGGCTGGTGCCGGCGATGATCGACGCCTACCTGCAGTTGCACCGGCTCGGCCATGCGCACAGCGTCGAGGTGTGGGACGGCGAGCGGCTGGTCGGCGGCATCTACGGCGTGGCCATCGGCCGGCTGTTCTGCGGCGAGTCGATGTTCAGCGCCGAGAGCGGCGGCTCCAAGCTCGCCCTGGTCGCCTTGGCGCGGCTGCTGCACGAGATGGATTTCCCGCTGCTCGACGCCCAGGTCGCCAACCCCCACACGCTGGGTCTGGGCGCCGTCGAGATGCCGCGTGCGGAGTTCCTGCGCCGGGTTGCGCAGCTCGGCCGGAAGCCCGGTCTGGTCGGCAGCTGGGCCGCCTTCTCGCCGCGGCTGATCCAGCCCGGCGCTGGCGACTGA
- the lolA gene encoding outer membrane lipoprotein chaperone LolA: MKRFILALSAVVLTLSLNAVAQAATGPARSRLDAFATGLHSLTGHFSQTLTDLNGHTRKNSSGTLALQAPRQFRWDTTAPYKQTIVADGSRVWMYDPELEQVTVRIQSSEEAHSPLTVLTDLKQMDRDFKVAERGEHDGLLWLRLSSTAKDPQFDYADLGFDANGLARMSFRDQLGSTTEIRFSGWQRNVPIAPDTFNFVPPKGADVIGDAPVIDVQPLKD, encoded by the coding sequence ATGAAACGCTTCATCCTTGCCCTGTCTGCCGTCGTGCTGACGCTGTCGCTGAACGCCGTGGCCCAGGCCGCCACCGGCCCGGCGCGCTCACGGCTGGATGCGTTCGCCACCGGCCTGCATTCGCTCACCGGCCACTTCAGCCAGACCCTGACTGACCTCAATGGCCACACCCGCAAGAACAGCTCCGGCACGCTGGCGCTGCAGGCGCCGCGCCAGTTTCGCTGGGACACCACCGCGCCGTACAAGCAGACCATCGTCGCCGACGGCAGCCGGGTGTGGATGTACGACCCGGAACTGGAGCAGGTCACCGTGCGTATCCAGTCGAGCGAGGAGGCGCACAGCCCGCTCACCGTGCTGACCGACCTCAAGCAGATGGACCGCGACTTCAAGGTGGCCGAGCGGGGCGAGCACGACGGCCTGCTCTGGCTGCGGCTCAGTTCCACGGCGAAGGATCCGCAGTTCGACTATGCCGACCTCGGCTTCGACGCGAACGGCTTGGCCCGCATGAGCTTCCGCGACCAGCTCGGTTCCACCACCGAGATCCGCTTCTCCGGCTGGCAGCGCAACGTGCCGATTGCGCCGGACACCTTCAACTTCGTGCCACCGAAGGGTGCCGACGTGATCGGCGACGCGCCGGTGATCGACGTACAGCCGCTGAAGGATTGA
- a CDS encoding NADH-quinone oxidoreductase subunit C, translated as MWPDFLDTECVPLPSNVAACRVQVDAARWCEAADAMREAGADLLSLWGSDDRDRDQCLRVHAAYLLRDRLVVVEHAMPADQAIYPSLATRFPVAGRLQRATYDLLGIRADAGDTRPWLRHGGWPEGVFPLRRDVAATQTWPVTSSPYPFIPVSGDGVHEMTAGPVHAGTIEPGRFQLAVVGEKVLRLEVRLGYTHKGIAKRFEALAQRDAHRLAAHICGDSTVAFSWAYCAALESITASTPSPRALVLRGLALERERIANHLGDLGGLANDVGFAFGQTQFSSLKEQLLRHNAELFGQRYLFDFVVPGGVASDLPARALPGMLDEIAALEHAVGELRGIYARHEGLQDRFLGAGRLTPAQAAALGAIGLAGRASGVARDLRVDQPWSPYDHSSPALATSTEGDVAARVQVRFEETLQSLRLCRQWLQALPAGELACDVPVAPAGQLGIGLIEGWRGPVMLALETGPAGGIRRCRAHDPSWQNWPLLEVAILGNIVADFPLINKSFNLSYSGHDG; from the coding sequence ATGTGGCCTGACTTTCTCGACACCGAATGCGTGCCCTTGCCCTCCAACGTGGCGGCCTGCCGCGTACAGGTCGATGCCGCTCGCTGGTGCGAGGCCGCGGATGCGATGCGCGAGGCAGGTGCGGACCTGCTGTCGCTGTGGGGCAGCGATGATCGTGATCGCGACCAGTGCCTGCGCGTGCACGCGGCCTACCTGCTGCGCGATCGGCTGGTCGTGGTGGAGCACGCGATGCCCGCCGACCAGGCCATCTACCCCTCGCTGGCCACACGCTTTCCAGTGGCCGGGCGGCTGCAGCGCGCAACCTACGATCTGCTCGGCATCCGCGCCGACGCCGGCGATACACGGCCGTGGTTGCGCCACGGCGGCTGGCCGGAAGGTGTGTTCCCATTGCGTCGCGACGTCGCGGCGACCCAGACCTGGCCAGTGACCAGCTCGCCGTATCCATTCATCCCGGTCAGCGGTGACGGCGTGCACGAGATGACCGCCGGTCCGGTGCATGCCGGCACCATCGAGCCGGGGCGTTTCCAGCTGGCCGTGGTAGGCGAAAAGGTGCTGCGCCTGGAGGTTCGCCTCGGTTACACGCACAAGGGCATCGCCAAGCGCTTCGAGGCACTGGCCCAGCGCGACGCCCACCGCCTGGCCGCCCATATCTGCGGCGATTCGACGGTGGCTTTCAGCTGGGCGTATTGCGCCGCGCTGGAATCGATCACCGCCAGCACACCCTCGCCGCGCGCCCTCGTCCTGCGTGGGTTGGCGCTCGAACGCGAACGCATCGCCAATCATCTGGGCGATCTTGGCGGACTGGCCAACGATGTCGGCTTTGCCTTCGGCCAGACCCAGTTTTCGAGCCTGAAAGAGCAGCTTTTGCGGCACAACGCGGAGCTGTTCGGCCAACGCTACCTGTTTGATTTTGTGGTACCCGGCGGCGTCGCCAGCGACCTGCCGGCACGCGCGCTGCCGGGCATGCTCGACGAGATCGCGGCACTGGAACACGCGGTAGGCGAGCTGCGCGGAATCTACGCTCGCCACGAAGGCCTGCAGGATCGTTTCCTTGGTGCCGGCCGCTTGACCCCCGCCCAGGCTGCTGCATTGGGAGCGATAGGCCTGGCCGGACGTGCTTCCGGCGTCGCCCGCGACCTGCGCGTGGACCAGCCATGGTCGCCGTACGATCATTCGTCGCCGGCACTGGCCACCAGCACCGAAGGTGATGTGGCGGCGCGCGTGCAGGTACGCTTCGAGGAGACGCTGCAATCACTGCGGCTGTGCCGGCAATGGCTGCAGGCGCTGCCAGCCGGTGAGCTGGCCTGCGACGTGCCGGTGGCGCCCGCCGGCCAGCTCGGCATCGGCCTGATCGAAGGCTGGCGCGGCCCGGTCATGCTGGCGCTGGAAACCGGCCCCGCCGGTGGCATCCGGCGCTGCCGCGCGCATGATCCCTCGTGGCAGAACTGGCCGCTGCTCGAAGTCGCCATTCTGGGCAACATCGTGGCGGACTTCCCGCTGATCAACAAATCCTTCAACCTTTCCTACAGCGGGCACGACGGGTAA
- the trxB gene encoding thioredoxin-disulfide reductase, translating into MSPPKHSHLLILGSGPAGYTAAVYAARGNLKPTMITGLQQGGQLMTTTDVDNWPGDVEGLQGPALMQRMAEHAERFHTEMIFDHIHTVDLKQRPFRLKGDSGEYTADALIIATGATAKYLGIASEEKFKGKGVSACATCDGFFFRDQDVVVIGGGNTAVEEALYLANIARKVYLVHRRDKLRAEKIMQDKLFEKAAAGKIELVWNHTIDEVLGDDTGVTGVRVKDVNSGATRDIAATGFFVAIGHTPNTGIFEGQLDMHDGYIKIHSGQHGMATMTSVPGVFAAGDVADHIYRQAVTSAGFGCMAALDAERWLDQQTPAG; encoded by the coding sequence ATGAGCCCCCCCAAACACAGCCATCTGCTGATCCTCGGCTCCGGCCCCGCCGGCTACACCGCAGCGGTGTACGCGGCGCGCGGCAACCTCAAGCCGACCATGATCACCGGCCTGCAGCAGGGCGGCCAGCTGATGACCACCACCGACGTGGACAACTGGCCCGGCGACGTCGAGGGCCTGCAGGGCCCGGCGCTGATGCAGCGCATGGCCGAGCACGCCGAGCGCTTCCACACCGAGATGATCTTCGACCACATCCACACGGTGGACCTGAAGCAGCGCCCGTTCCGGCTCAAGGGCGACTCCGGCGAATACACCGCCGACGCGCTGATCATCGCCACCGGCGCCACCGCCAAGTACCTCGGCATTGCCAGCGAGGAGAAGTTCAAGGGCAAGGGCGTCTCCGCCTGCGCCACCTGCGACGGCTTCTTCTTCCGCGACCAGGACGTGGTGGTGATCGGCGGCGGCAACACCGCGGTCGAGGAAGCGCTGTACCTGGCCAACATCGCTCGCAAGGTCTACCTGGTGCACCGCCGCGACAAGCTGCGCGCGGAGAAGATCATGCAGGACAAACTGTTCGAGAAGGCCGCCGCCGGCAAGATCGAGCTGGTCTGGAACCACACCATCGACGAGGTGCTCGGCGACGACACCGGCGTCACCGGCGTACGCGTGAAAGACGTCAACTCCGGCGCCACCCGCGACATCGCCGCCACCGGCTTCTTCGTGGCGATCGGCCATACGCCCAACACCGGCATTTTCGAAGGCCAGCTCGACATGCACGACGGCTACATCAAGATCCACAGTGGCCAGCACGGCATGGCCACCATGACTTCCGTACCCGGCGTGTTCGCCGCTGGCGACGTGGCCGACCACATCTACCGCCAGGCGGTCACCTCGGCCGGCTTCGGCTGCATGGCCGCGCTGGACGCCGAACGCTGGCTGGACCAGCAGACCCCGGCGGGCTGA
- a CDS encoding GNAT family N-acetyltransferase: MHIRFHAAIAELPAAEWDALRGDANPFVSHAFLAALEDTGCIRPDWGWQAHHLGLYDNGRLVAAAPLYLKGNSHGEFVFDWSWARAWEHAGGAYYPKLLCGVPYSPVPGPRLLAGTPALQRALVEAMRGEAGRLGLSSVHANFLPNAELSAFGHDWLARSDVQFHWHNRGYRHFPDFLAALSHKKRKNILRERRQVAASGLAIEWRGGDTLDDDEWRQVHALYEATFDAKGNHAALTVAFFRRLGELGATAQVALARHGDASVAMALFVQGDNVLYGRYWGTSVDVPGLHFELCYYRGIEYAIAHRLDRFEPGAQGEHKLARGFLPARTHSRHYLANPDFRTAVAAALASEAEAVDAYAAELWDHSPYADHGQVER; encoded by the coding sequence ATGCACATCCGCTTCCACGCTGCGATCGCCGAATTGCCTGCCGCGGAATGGGATGCCTTGCGTGGCGACGCGAATCCGTTTGTGTCGCATGCGTTTCTCGCGGCGCTGGAAGACACCGGCTGCATCCGCCCCGATTGGGGCTGGCAGGCGCACCATCTGGGCCTGTACGACAACGGTCGGCTGGTCGCCGCCGCGCCGCTGTACCTGAAGGGCAACTCGCACGGCGAGTTCGTGTTCGACTGGAGCTGGGCGCGCGCCTGGGAACACGCCGGTGGCGCGTACTACCCGAAACTGCTTTGCGGCGTGCCCTACTCGCCGGTGCCCGGCCCGCGTCTGCTGGCCGGCACGCCCGCGCTGCAACGCGCGCTGGTCGAGGCGATGCGTGGCGAGGCCGGGCGGCTGGGGCTGTCGTCGGTACACGCGAATTTCCTGCCGAACGCCGAACTCTCCGCCTTCGGCCACGACTGGCTGGCCCGCTCCGACGTGCAGTTCCACTGGCACAACCGCGGTTACCGCCACTTCCCCGACTTCCTCGCCGCGCTCAGCCACAAGAAGCGCAAGAACATCCTGCGCGAACGCCGCCAGGTGGCGGCGAGCGGGCTGGCCATCGAGTGGCGCGGCGGCGACACGCTGGACGACGACGAGTGGCGGCAGGTGCACGCGCTGTACGAAGCCACTTTTGACGCCAAGGGCAACCATGCGGCACTGACCGTGGCGTTCTTCCGGCGGCTCGGCGAACTGGGCGCGACTGCGCAGGTCGCGCTGGCGCGCCATGGCGACGCCAGCGTGGCGATGGCGTTGTTCGTGCAGGGCGACAACGTGTTGTACGGCCGCTATTGGGGGACGTCGGTGGACGTGCCTGGCCTGCATTTCGAGCTGTGCTACTACCGCGGCATCGAGTACGCGATCGCGCACCGGCTCGATCGCTTCGAACCGGGTGCGCAGGGCGAGCACAAGCTGGCACGCGGCTTCCTGCCGGCGCGCACGCACTCGCGCCACTACCTGGCGAACCCGGATTTCCGCACCGCGGTGGCGGCCGCGCTTGCCAGCGAGGCCGAAGCGGTCGACGCTTATGCTGCCGAGCTGTGGGATCACAGCCCCTATGCCGATCACGGCCAGGTCGAACGATGA